One Paralichthys olivaceus isolate ysfri-2021 chromosome 8, ASM2471397v2, whole genome shotgun sequence genomic region harbors:
- the LOC109644382 gene encoding protein jagged-1a-like isoform X3 produces the protein MTRSSVLLQLRLLLLCAGVQVSSASGHFELRILSMQNLNGRLQSGACCDGAQDVKEERCTVDECDTFFRVCLKEFQLKVSSGPCSFGIASTPVLGGNSFSLRNTKSDKSRIMLSFSFAWPRSYTLIVEALDFNNDSSSSGISGSAIERAVHSGMINPSRQWQDLNHNGPVAQFRFQVRLSCDEHYYGFGCNKFCRPRDDFFGHYECDHKGNKTCLEGWSGPDCNTAICRQSCSTEHGSCKVPGECRCLYGWQGEYCDQCISHPGCVHGSCSEPWQCLCDTNYGGQLCDKDLNTCGTLQPCLNGGTCSNTGPDKYHCSCRDGFSGVNCQSDVDDCLVNPCSHGGTCQDLVNGFKCICPPQWMGKTCLIDANECDNDPCVNANSCRNLIGGYFCDCVPGWMGQNCDMMIDSCTVAVGSNSTPSGVRLISSNVCGPHGRCRSHAGGQFSCECEDGFTGTYCHENINDCESAPCLNGGTCLDKINHYQCVCADGWEGATCQHNVDDCSSDPCHNAGVCRDLVNDFYCHCNNGWKGKTCHSSESQCDESTCNNRGTCHDEDDAFRCVCAVGWDGNTCNISKNSSCLSRPCENGGTCVVDGDVFNCICKEGWEGATCSHNVNDCSSHPCYNSGTCVDGDNWYRCECAAGFTGPDCRINVNECQSSPCGLGSACVDEINGYSCICPPGRSGPRCQEVSGGSCVVGGLVALDGSRWDEDCNTCRCHKGRITCSEQLWCGPGFCSLQTHSSECPADQTCIAIRDERCFVKPCHSQGECWSPAHWALPTARCRPEGSCTNITFSFNKDVMAKGVTVERVCRELRTLYVVQNLSSDSSISMTCEPSLSNSNEIHVAISTDDQSGGMTSIKEITDRIMDLVSKRNGNSSIIRAIAEVRVQRLQSRNPNDFMVPLLVTMAIVIWVLAVVSMLQWCLKRWRKQSVHTGVCTQASSSLAATVEENNTLHNSVSGARDQLNHIRNLIEKNPPNHHHHLHKDKNSVNAKIRKSDTGSQSNDEEVDKRLQKARFPGAPPAYSLVDWDERPLNLPTDKLWIHKQDNRQLQSQSVSRAEFIV, from the exons ATGACCCGGAGCTccgtcctcctgcagctccgcctgctgctgctctgtgccgGGGTCCAG GTCTCTTCAGCTTCTGGACACTTTGAGCTTCGGATTTTGTCGATGCAGAACCTGAACGGACGCCTGCAGAGCGGCGCCTGCTGCGATGGAGCCCAGGACGTGAAAGAGGAGCGTTGCACGGTGGACGAATGCGACACCTTCTTCCGGGTCTGTCTGAAGGAGTTCCAGCTGAAGGTGTCCTCGGGGCCCTGCAGCTTCGGCATCGCCTCCACGCCCGTGCTCGGTGGGAATAGCTTTTCGTTGCGCAACACCAAAAGCGACAAGTCCAGGATCATGTTGTCGTTCAGCTTCGCATGGCCG AGGTCATACACATTGATAGTGGAAGCTTTGGACTTCAACAACGACTCGTCCTCTAGCG GCATCAGTGGGTCGGCGATCGAGAGAGCTGTTCACTCGGGGATGATCAACCCGAGCCGTCAGTGGCAGGACCTGAACCATAACGGCCCTGTGGCTCAGTTCCGCTTCCAGGTCCGCCTCAGCTGCGACGAGCACTACTACGGCTTCGGCTGCAACAAGTTCTGCCGACCACGAGACGACTTCTTCGGACACTATGAGTGCGACCACAAGGGCAACAAGACGTGCCTGGAGGGCTGGTCCGGTCCGGACTGTAACACGG CAATCTGTcgacagagctgcagcacagaacACGGGTCGTGTAAAGTTCCTGGAGAGTGCAG gtgtctGTATGGATGGCAGGGTGAATACTGTGATCAGTGTATCTCTCACCCCGGCTGTGTTCATGGCAGCTGTTCGGAGCCCTGGCAATGTCTGTGTGACACCAACTATGGAGGACAGCTGTGTGacaaag ATCTGAACACGTGTGGGACACTGCAGCCATGTTTGAATGGAGGAACCTGCAGCAACACGGGACCTGATAAATACCACTGCTCCTGTCGCGACGGATTCTCAGGAGTCAACTGTCAGAGTG ATGTGGACGATTGTCTGGTGAACCCCTGCAGTCATGGAGGGACGTGTCAGGACTTGGTCAATGGTTTCAAGTGCATCTGTCCTCCTCAGTGGATGGGGAAAACCTGCCTCATAG ATGCCAACGAGTGTGACAACGACCCCTGTGTCAACGCCAACTCCTGTCGAAATCTGATTGGTGGATACTTCTGTGATTGCGTCCCCGGTTGGATGGGCCAGAACTGCGATATGA tgattgacagctgcacAGTGGCAGTGGGGTCCAATAGCACACCGAGTGGGGTGCGTTTGATTTCTTCCAACGTGTGCGGCCCACATGGGCGGTGTCGGAGCCACGCCGGCGGACAGTTCAGCTGCGAGTGTGAGGACGGCTTCACGGGGACGTACTGTCATGAGA ACATTAATGACTGTGAGAGCGCCCCCTGTCTGAATGGAGGCACCTGTCTGGATAAAATCAATCATtatcagtgtgtctgtgctgacGGCTGGGAAGGCGCCACCTGCCAACACA ACGTGGACGACTGCAGCTCGGATCCCTGTCACAACGCCGGTGTGTGTCGAGACCTCGTCAACGACTTCTACTGCCACTGTAACAACGGCTGGAAGGGAAAGACCTGTCACTCAA GTGAGAGTCAATGTGACGAGTCGACCTGTAACAACAGAGGAACTTGTCACGATGAAGACGACGCCTTCAGGTGTGTTTGCGCTGTCGGCTGGGACGGAAACACGTGTAACATCT CAAAGAACAGCAGCTGTCTGTCACGTCCCTGTGAAAATGGAGGCACCTGCGTGGTGGACGGAGACGTCTTCAACTGCATCTGTAAGGAAGGCTGGGAGGGCGCCACCTGCAGCCACA ATGTCAACGACTGCAGTTCTCATCCCTG TTACAACAGTGGGACGTGTGTGGACGGAGACAACTGGTATCGATGTGAATGTGCTGCAGGGTTCACTGGCCCAGACTGCAGGATCA ACGTCAACGAGTGCCAGTCGTCGCCCTGCGGCCTCGGCTCTGCCTGTGTGGATGAAATCAACGGTTACAGCTGCATTTGTCCACCAGGGCGCAGCGGTCCCCGCTGCCAGGAGG tgtcgGGGGGGTCCTGTGTGGTCGGTGGGCTGGTGGCTCTGGATGGAAGCAGATGGGATGAAGACTGCAACACCTGCCGCTGCCACAAGGGGAGAATCACCTGCTCTGAG CAGCTTTGGTGCGGACCGGGATTTTGTAGCCTCCAGACTCACAGCTCTGAGTGTCCGGCCGATCAGACCTGCATCGCCATCCGGGACGAGCGCTGCTTTGTCAAGCCCTGCCACAGCCAGGGGGAGTGCTGGAGCCCCGCCCACTGGGCCCTGCCCACAGCCAGGTGTCGCCCAGAGGGCAGCTGCACCAACATCACCTTCTCCTTCAACAAGGACGTCATGGCAAAG GGTGTGACGGTGGAGCGGGTTTGCCGAGAGCTCAGGACCCTCTACGTTGTCCAGAACCTATCATCTGACTCCTCCATCTCTATGACCTGTGAGCCCTCGCTCAGCAACAGCAACGAGATCCATGTTGCCATC TCGACAGACGACCAGAGCGGAGGTATGACCTCCATCAAGGAAATCACCGACAGGATCATGGATCTGGTCAGCAAGAGGAACGgcaacagcagcatcatcagGGCCATCGCAGAGGTCCGCGTGCAGAGACTACAGAGCCGCAACCCCAATG ACTTCATGGTGCCCCTGCTGGTCACCATGGCGATTGTCATCTGGGTGTTGGCAGTTGTTTCAATGTTGCAATGGTGCTTGAAAAGGTGGAGGAAGCAGAGCGTCCACACTGGGGTCTGCACCCAGGCCTCGTCATCTTTGGCAGCCACAGTGGAGGAAAACAACACCCTCCACAACAGCGTCAGCGGTGCCCGCGACCAGCTCAACCACATCAGGAACCTCATTGAGAAAAACCCACCaaaccaccatcaccacctccaCAAGGACAAGAACTCTGTCAATGCCAAGATCAGGAAGTCAGACACCGGGAGCCAATCAAACGATGAGGAGGTGGATAAGAGGCTGCAGAAGGCAAGGTTCCCCGGAGCGCCACCAGCATACTCACTGGTAGACTGGGACGAACGCCCCCTCAATCTTCCAACAGACAAACTCTGGATCCACAAACAGGACAACAGGCAGCTGCAGTCACAGAGCGTCAGCAGGGCGGAGTTTATCGTTTAA